One genomic region from Macellibacteroides fermentans encodes:
- a CDS encoding TIGR01212 family radical SAM protein (This family includes YhcC from E. coli K-12, an uncharacterized radical SAM protein.) → MTIFYLCIVKNSKPYNDLGDFLRDLFPYKVQKISLNAGFTCPNRDGSKGWGGCTYCNNQTFSPDYCHTDKGIKEQLGEGVQFFGRKYPDMKYLAYFQAYTNTYDEFERLKVIYENALRYPDVVGLIVGTRPDCMPDELLDYFAELSRKTFVMVEYGLESTLDKTLERINRGHTHAESEEAIRRTAAKGIYTGAHLILGLPGESREEILHHADVVSALPLTTVKLHQLQLIRKTKMALEYRENPEDFHLFTVDEYIDLVIDFVERMNPAITIERFVSQSPKELLIAPDWGLKNYEFTAKVLKRMEERGAYQGRTFTPLL, encoded by the coding sequence ATGACTATTTTCTATCTTTGCATTGTGAAAAATAGTAAACCGTATAACGACTTAGGCGATTTCCTGCGGGATCTGTTCCCGTACAAGGTACAAAAAATATCATTGAACGCCGGATTTACCTGCCCGAACCGCGATGGATCAAAAGGATGGGGAGGTTGTACCTATTGCAATAACCAGACATTCAGCCCGGATTATTGTCACACCGACAAAGGAATAAAAGAACAACTGGGAGAAGGCGTACAGTTTTTTGGACGCAAATATCCCGACATGAAATACCTGGCCTATTTCCAGGCCTATACCAATACATACGATGAGTTCGAAAGGCTTAAAGTTATTTACGAAAATGCCTTACGTTATCCGGATGTAGTTGGACTGATTGTAGGAACACGCCCGGATTGCATGCCGGATGAGCTGTTGGATTACTTTGCCGAACTATCCCGGAAGACATTTGTAATGGTTGAATACGGACTGGAAAGCACCCTGGATAAAACGCTGGAGCGTATCAACCGCGGACATACCCATGCCGAATCGGAAGAGGCCATCCGGAGGACTGCAGCCAAAGGGATTTACACTGGTGCCCATCTGATTTTGGGGTTGCCCGGCGAATCCCGCGAAGAGATATTGCATCATGCCGATGTGGTATCCGCCTTGCCGCTCACCACTGTTAAACTGCATCAGCTTCAGCTGATCCGGAAGACTAAAATGGCATTGGAGTACCGTGAAAATCCGGAAGATTTCCATCTGTTTACTGTCGACGAGTACATCGATCTGGTAATTGATTTTGTGGAACGGATGAATCCCGCCATCACCATCGAACGTTTTGTATCCCAATCCCCTAAAGAGCTGCTGATTGCACCCGATTGGGGATTAAAGAACTATGAGTTCACAGCAAAAGTCCTGAAAAGAATGGAAGAACGCGGAGCCTATCAAGGGCGCACCTTCACTCCCCTTCTTTAA
- a CDS encoding S9 family peptidase: protein MKGLRLCLLLSLVMVGSLSAQNGSKQVSLKDITDGKFRQVSAIGDMRSMPDGEHYTAMNSERSMIIKYSYRTGNPVDTLFNAKTARECTFKDFEGYMISSTGHRILVWRDSEPIYRRSSKAVIYDYDVRRNFVKPLTESASKQMIPIFSPDGRMCAYVRDNNIWIKKFDFDTETQVTKDGELNKILNGTTDWVYEEEFAVTNLMAWSPDNEYLAFVKTNETEVPQYHMQMFNNELYPGFYTYKYPKAGEKNSVVTLHSYSVSTKDIKELKLPVNEETYIPRITFTTKADQLAVMTLNRTQNVFNMYYANPKSGVFRLVLREENKAYVDSEYLSSIQFFETGFTYLSEQDGYAHIYLYSPTGVMQRQVTKGNWDVTRFIGMDEATKTIYYQSAEESPLRRSVYKIDAKGIKTKLTPLSGTNSADFSANFAYYVNKYSNANTPMQISVHEAKKGTTLRVLQDNKALKNRLAELSYAKKEFFTIQTESGYELNAWRVKPVDFDENKKYPVLMVQYSGPASQEVTDSYGFDWEYYLAARGIMVVSVDGRGTGARGEGFRKCTYMKMGLLESQDQVEAARALGKLSYVDKNRIAIWGWSFGGYNTLMSMSTGNGTFKAGIAVAPPTDWKYYDTIYTERFMRTPKENFEGYAATSPIKLADKLQGKLLLIHGSADDNVHVQNSMEYAEALVQANKQFDMHIYKDKNHSIYGGNTRFHLYTKMSEFLFNNL from the coding sequence ATGAAAGGATTGAGACTATGTTTGTTGCTTTCATTGGTGATGGTTGGAAGCCTCTCTGCACAGAACGGAAGCAAACAGGTTAGCTTGAAAGATATAACAGACGGTAAGTTCCGTCAGGTGTCGGCAATAGGTGATATGCGTTCCATGCCCGATGGCGAACATTATACGGCCATGAACAGCGAACGCTCCATGATTATCAAATATTCGTATCGTACCGGAAATCCGGTGGATACCCTGTTTAATGCGAAAACCGCCCGCGAATGTACCTTCAAGGACTTTGAGGGGTATATGATCAGCAGTACCGGACACCGTATTCTGGTATGGCGCGACAGCGAACCGATCTACCGCCGTTCATCTAAAGCCGTAATTTACGATTACGATGTACGACGTAATTTTGTTAAGCCTCTTACCGAGTCTGCCAGTAAGCAGATGATTCCTATCTTCTCCCCAGACGGCAGGATGTGTGCTTATGTACGCGACAATAATATCTGGATTAAAAAATTTGATTTTGATACGGAAACCCAGGTTACCAAAGATGGCGAGTTAAATAAAATACTGAACGGAACAACCGATTGGGTGTACGAAGAAGAGTTTGCAGTAACAAACCTTATGGCCTGGTCGCCCGACAATGAGTATCTTGCCTTTGTAAAAACGAACGAAACTGAAGTGCCTCAATACCACATGCAGATGTTCAATAATGAGCTGTACCCCGGTTTTTACACCTATAAGTACCCCAAAGCAGGCGAGAAAAATTCCGTTGTCACTCTTCATTCCTATAGTGTGTCTACGAAAGACATCAAGGAATTGAAACTGCCTGTGAATGAAGAAACGTATATCCCCCGTATCACTTTCACAACCAAAGCAGATCAGTTGGCAGTTATGACCCTGAACCGTACCCAAAACGTGTTCAATATGTATTATGCCAATCCGAAAAGTGGTGTATTCAGACTGGTTTTAAGGGAAGAGAACAAGGCTTATGTTGATTCCGAATATCTATCCTCCATCCAGTTTTTTGAAACAGGATTCACCTATTTGAGCGAGCAGGACGGATATGCGCATATTTATCTTTATTCTCCTACGGGCGTAATGCAGCGTCAGGTAACCAAAGGCAACTGGGATGTAACCCGTTTCATCGGCATGGACGAGGCAACAAAGACCATCTATTACCAGTCGGCCGAAGAGAGTCCGCTGCGCAGATCGGTTTATAAGATAGATGCCAAAGGTATAAAAACTAAACTTACACCGCTGTCGGGTACTAACAGTGCCGACTTTAGCGCTAATTTTGCCTATTATGTGAATAAGTATTCCAATGCAAATACACCCATGCAGATTTCTGTGCATGAAGCAAAAAAGGGTACCACCCTTCGTGTGCTGCAGGATAATAAAGCGCTGAAAAACCGTTTGGCAGAACTTTCATATGCTAAGAAGGAATTCTTTACCATACAGACCGAATCTGGTTACGAGTTGAATGCATGGCGGGTGAAGCCGGTCGACTTCGACGAAAACAAGAAATACCCGGTGCTTATGGTACAATACAGCGGTCCGGCTTCGCAGGAGGTAACGGATAGCTATGGATTTGATTGGGAATACTACCTTGCTGCCAGGGGAATTATGGTGGTAAGTGTGGACGGACGCGGTACCGGAGCCAGAGGCGAAGGATTCCGTAAATGTACCTATATGAAAATGGGATTGCTTGAAAGTCAGGATCAGGTTGAAGCTGCCCGGGCTCTGGGTAAGCTTTCGTATGTGGACAAGAACCGGATCGCTATCTGGGGATGGAGCTTTGGGGGATACAATACCCTGATGTCCATGAGTACCGGCAACGGAACATTCAAGGCTGGTATTGCTGTGGCTCCGCCGACCGACTGGAAATATTACGATACCATTTATACCGAGCGTTTTATGCGTACGCCTAAAGAAAATTTTGAAGGCTATGCGGCAACCTCGCCTATTAAACTAGCAGATAAATTGCAGGGAAAATTGCTTCTGATTCACGGATCGGCCGACGACAACGTACATGTTCAGAACAGCATGGAGTATGCCGAAGCTTTGGTGCAAGCCAACAAGCAATTTGATATGCATATTTACAAAGATAAAAATCACAGTATATATGGCGGTAACACCCGTTTCCATCTGTATACAAAAATGTCTGAATTTTTATTTAACAACCTTTAA
- the lipA gene encoding lipoyl synthase, with product MAEHIRKPDWLKIRLGGNETFTQTKRIVESHGLHTICTSGKCPNMGECWGRGTATFMVGGEICTRSCKFCNTLTGKPLALNPEEPANVAKSIQLMKLKHAVVTSVDRDDLPDQGAGHWVKTIQSIKQLNPETTLEVLIPDFQGNLELVDLVIEAAPEIISHNMETVRRLTPQIRSAAKYDVSLKVLNRIATKGTVAKTGIMVGLGETDEEVYTLMDDVRAAGVSVLTIGQYLQPSRKHIPVSAYITPEHFEEYKSIALSKGFTHVESGPLVRSSYHAEKHV from the coding sequence ATGGCAGAACATATAAGAAAGCCGGACTGGCTTAAAATACGTTTGGGTGGAAATGAAACTTTCACCCAAACCAAACGTATAGTCGAATCACATGGTTTACACACCATATGCACCAGTGGTAAATGCCCGAACATGGGTGAATGCTGGGGGAGGGGTACGGCTACTTTCATGGTTGGAGGAGAAATTTGTACCCGTTCGTGCAAGTTTTGCAATACGCTGACAGGGAAACCATTGGCGTTGAATCCTGAAGAGCCGGCAAACGTAGCTAAGTCTATTCAGTTGATGAAGTTGAAACATGCTGTAGTTACGTCGGTCGACCGCGACGACCTGCCCGATCAGGGTGCGGGTCACTGGGTGAAAACCATTCAATCCATCAAACAACTGAACCCGGAGACTACGCTTGAAGTCCTGATTCCCGATTTTCAGGGAAACCTGGAGTTGGTTGATCTGGTTATCGAAGCGGCTCCCGAGATTATTTCTCACAATATGGAGACCGTCAGACGGCTGACTCCCCAGATACGGAGTGCCGCCAAATACGATGTGAGTCTGAAGGTCTTAAACCGCATAGCGACTAAAGGAACTGTTGCCAAGACAGGTATAATGGTTGGTCTGGGTGAAACCGATGAGGAGGTCTACACCCTGATGGATGATGTGCGTGCTGCCGGGGTATCTGTACTTACAATCGGACAATACCTGCAACCATCACGTAAACATATTCCGGTTTCAGCCTATATCACTCCCGAACATTTTGAAGAATATAAATCGATAGCTTTGTCAAAAGGATTCACCCATGTTGAGAGTGGTCCACTTGTACGTTCATCTTATCATGCAGAAAAGCATGTATGA